One stretch of Poecilia reticulata strain Guanapo linkage group LG21, Guppy_female_1.0+MT, whole genome shotgun sequence DNA includes these proteins:
- the rhov gene encoding rho-related GTP-binding protein RhoV, which translates to MPPQMDYFYHESRVPSACGLTREDELDPDVISCMLVGDGAVGKTSMIISYISNGYPAEYQQTGFDVFSGQVQVEGSPVKIQLLDTAGQEEFDEFRALSYAHADVFLLCFSMVDPDSFHNITKKWVPDIRAHNASSPIILVGTQLDRLLDVNVLIDLDKCKVKPVLSSRARSMADKIRATDYIECSSLTQKNLKEAFDAAIFAAIKNKTRKGKKRRFSDRRTKAFSRCSWKKFFCFI; encoded by the exons ATGCCACCCCAAATGGATTACTTTTACCACGAGTCCCGAGTCCCTTCAGCTTGCGGGCTTACCCGGGAGGACGAGCTGGACCCCGATGTGATCAGCTGCATGTTGGTCGGAGACGGAGCGGTGGGGAAGACCAGCATGATCATCAGCTACATCTCCAACGGATACCCGGCGGAGTATCAGCAGACGGGGTTTGATGTGTTttctg GTCAGGTCCAAGTGGAAGGGTCTCCAGTAAAAATTCAACTTCTGGACACAGCTGGACAG GAAGAGTTTGACGAGTTCCGAGCTCTGTCCTACGCCCATGCCGACGTCTTCCTCCTGTGCTTCAGCATGGTCGATCCCGACTCGTTCCACAACATCACCAAGAAGTGGGTGCCGGACATCCGGGCCCACAACGCGTCCTCGCCCATCATCCTCGTCGGGACTCAGTTGGACCGGCTGCTGGACGTCAACGTCCTCATCGACCTGGACAAGTGCAAAGTCAAGCCGGTGCTGAGCTCGCGGGCCCGGAGCATGGCGGACAAGATCCGGGCCACGGACTACATAGAGTGCTCGTCGCTGACGCAGAAGAACTTGAAGGAGGCGTTCGACGCGGCTATTTTCGCCGCCATCAAGAACAAAACGCGCAAGGGGAAGAAAAGGAGGTTTTCCGACAGGCGCACCAAAGCTTTCTCGAGGTGCAGCTGGAAGAAGTTCTTCTGCTTCATCTGA
- the vps18 gene encoding vacuolar protein sorting-associated protein 18 homolog, translating to MASILDEYEDSQNIRQSSQQHSRLSSANIGLTHSGFVNVRLEEEKPIFNKQRIDFTPPERINHLSVCNNQLCMSLGKDTLLRIDLAKPDQLNQTELGRKDDSKVYKLFLDPTGSHLLISLNTSECLYLNRNTQKVRSLSRWRGHLIESVGWNKLLGNETSTGPILVGTSQGIIFEAEISANEGSLFNTNPDQYFRQVHSLEEDGRPAPVCCLEIERSPENKYFIIATTRKRLFQFVGKVAEGSEQQGLSTIFSQNQDLLPSFQEFPVNMGYSEITFYTAKLRNFPKAFAWMMGNGVLYGQLDYIRPDSLLSDVQVWEYTPDIDISQNKPISIVLTQFHFLLLLHDRIKAICTLNGQVVYEDVFPDKFGPLKRMIKDPIGGLVWIYTERAVFRYHIQRESRDVWQMYMSMNKFDLAKEYCRDRPECMDMVLAKEAEYCFQNRRYLESAKCYALTQNYFEEIALKFIEAKQEEALKEFLLKKLNNLKQSERTQITLLVTWLTELYLNRLGQLESDDNSLIFQETRDEFRQFLSSSKHRDCLFNNRSTIYDLLASHGNVDDMVYFSVVMQDYERVISHYCQHDNFSAALDVLAKHCDEKLFYKFSPVLMQHIPKNVVNAWIQMGKRLDPKKLIPALMNYSQMGSAQQINETIRYMEFCVYELNVTEEAIHNYLLSLYAKYKPDSLLQYLRQAGTHPSEIHYDLKYALRLCAEHGFLQACVLVYRIMELHEEAVDLALQVDVDLAKSCADLPEDDEEMRKKLWLKIARHVVQEEKDVKKAMNCLSSCNLLKIEDILPFFPDFVTIDHFKEAICSSLEEYNKHIEELKQEMEEATESAKRIREDIQEMRNKYGVVDSQEKCAACDFPLLNRPFYLFLCGHMFHNDCLFQEVTPHLSAFKQNRLEELQKKLAATTQSSKSRHRPAQKEEGDTASLGKGVGATSREQIVSDIDDIVASECAYCGELMIKSIDKPFIDPQKFEQDKASWL from the exons ATGGCTTCTATTCTTGATGAGTATGAGGATTCTCAAAACATCAGGCAAAGTTCTCAGCAACACAGCCGCCTGAGCTCTGCTAACATCGGGCTAACACATTCAG GCTTTGTGAACGTCAGACTGGAGGAAGAAAAGCCAATATTCAACAAACAGAGGATTGACTTTACTCCACCTGAGAGGATAAATCACTTGTCAGTCTGCAACAACCAGCTCTGCATGAGTCTGGGAAAAGACACGTTGTTGAG GATTGACTTGGCAAAACCAGATCAACTCAATCAAACCGAATTAGGAAGGAAAGACGACAGCAAAGTGTACAAGCTGTTCCTGGACCCGAcag GCTCCCATCTGCTGATCAGCCTGAACACCAGCGAGTGTCTGTACCTCAACAGGAACACCCAGAAGGTGCGCAGTCTGTCCCGCTGGAGAGGTCACCTCATCGAGAGCGTGGGCTGGAACAAGCTGCTGGGCAACGAGACCAGCACAGGGCCCATCTTGGTTGGCACCAGTCAGGGGATCATCTTTGAGGCGGAGATCTCTGCGAACGAGGGCAGCCTGTTCAATACCAACCCGGATCAGTACTTCAGACAG GTTCACTCCCTGGAAGAGGACGGCAGGCCTGCACCAGTCTGCTGCTTGGAAATAGAGCGAAGCCCAGAAAACAAGTACTTCATCATCGCCACCACCCGCAAGCGCCTGTTCCAGTTTGTGGGTAAAGTGGCCGAAGGGTCGGAGCAGCAAGGTCTCAGCACCATCTTCAGTCAGAACCAGGACCTGCTGCCCAGTTTCCAGGAGTTCCCAGTCAACATGGGATACAGTGAGATTACCTTCTACACAGCGAAACTTAGGAACTTCCCCAAAGCGTTTGCCTGGATGATGGGTAATGGCGTTCTCTATGGCCAGCTAGACTACATCCGGCCTGATTCCCTGCTGAGTGACGTCCAG GTATGGGAATACACACCGGATATCGACATTAGCCAGAACAAACCCATATCCATTGTGCTGACACAgttccacttcctgctgctgcttcatgaCCGAATAAAGGCAATCTGCACTCTGAACGGACAGGTGGTGTACGAGGACGTGTTCCCAGATAAGTTTGGTCCCCTTAAGAGAATGATCAAAGATCCGATTGGTGGGTTGGTATGGATCTACACGGAGCGAGCGGTCTTCCGATATCACATCCAGCGCGAGTCTAGGGACGTCTGGCAGATGTACATGAGCATGAACAAGTTTGACCTCGCCAAGGAGTACTGCCGCGACCGTCCCGAGTGCATGGACATGGTGCTGGCTAAGGAGGCCGAGTACTGCTTTCAGAACAGGAGATACCTGGAAAGCGCCAAGTGCTACGCACTCACTCAGAACTACTTCGAAGAGATAGCGCTCAAGTTCATCGAAGCGAAGCAAGAAGAAGCGTTGAAGGAGTTCTTGCTGAAGAAACTGAACAATCTGAAACAAAGCGAGAGAACGCAGATCACCTTGCTGGTCACCTGGCTGACCGAGCTCTACCTGAACCGACTCGGGCAGCTGGAGAGCGACGACAACAGCCTCATCTTCCAGGAAACCCGAGATGAGTTCCGCCAGTTTCTGAGCAGCTCCAAGCACAGGGACTGCCTGTTCAACAACCGCAGCACCATTTACGACCTGCTGGCCAGCCACGGCAACGTGGACGACATGGTTTACTTCTCGGTCGTCATGCAGGACTACGAGAGGGTCATATCCCACTACTGCCAGCACGACAACTTCAGCGCGGCCCTGGACGTGCTCGCCAAGCACTGCGACGAAAAGCTCTTCTACAAGTTCTCGCCGGTCCTCATGCAGCACATTCCCAAGAACGTGGTGAATGCGTGGATCCAGATGGGCAAGAGGCTGGACCCGAAGAAGCTCATCCCGGCTCTGATGAACTACAGCCAGATGGGCAGCGCCCAGCAGATCAACGAGACCATCCGCTACATGGAGTTCTGTGTTTACGAGCTGAATGTCACTGAGGAAGCCATTCATAACTACTTGCTGTCACTTTATGCAAAGTACAAGCCAGACTCTCTGTTGCAGTATCTCAGACAGGCGGGTACTCACCCCTCAGAGATCCACTACGACCTGAAGTATGCACTCAGGCTGTGTGCGGAGCATGGCTTTCTTCAGGCCTGTGTGCTGGTTTATAGAATAATGGAACTGCACGAGGAGGCAGTGGATCTGGCTTTACAA GTTGACGTGGACTTGGCCAAGTCCTGCGCAGATCTGCCCGAGGACGACGAGGAGATGAGGAAAAAGCTTTGGCTGAAGATCGCCAGGCATGTGGTGCAGGAGGAGAAGGATGTGAAGAAAGCCATGAACTGTCTGTCCAGCTGCAACCTGCTCAAGATCGAAGACATCTTGCCTTTCTTTCCAGATTTTGTCACCATcgaccactttaag GAGGCAATCTGCAGCTCCCTGGAGGAGTACAACAAGCACATCGAGGAGCTGAAGCAGGAAATGGAGGAAGCCACGGAGAGTGCTAAACGAATCAGGGAAGACATCCAGGAAATGAGGAATAAGTACGGCGTTGTGGACTCCCAAGAAAAGTGTGCAGCATGTGACTTCCCGTTACTCAACAGGCCCTTCtatttgtttctgtgtggaCACATGTTCCATAACGACTGCCTGTTTCAG GAAGTGACCCCTCACCTCTCAGCCTTCAAGCAGAATCGCCTGGAAGAGCTCCAGAAGAAACTGGCTGCTACGACACAGTCCTCTAAATCTCGCCACCGTCCCGCTCAAAAGGAGGAAGGGGACACAGCGAGTCTGGGAAAGGGCGTCGGGGCAACGAGCCGTGAGCAGATCGTATCGGACATCGATGACATCGTTGCGTCTGAGTGCGCGTATTGTGGCGAACTGATGATCAAATCCATCGACAAGCCTTTCATTGATCCGCAGAAATTTGAACAGGACAAAGCCAGCTGGCTGTGA